In Syngnathus acus chromosome 21, fSynAcu1.2, whole genome shotgun sequence, one genomic interval encodes:
- the fmnl2a gene encoding formin-like protein 2 isoform X5, which produces MGNAGSMDQHTDLRGHNMPLKLPMPEPGELEERFAIVLNSMNLPPDKARLLRQYDNEKKWELICDQERFQVKNPPHTYIQKLRSYLDPAVTRKKFRRRVQESTQVLRELEISLRTNHIGWVREFLNEENKGLDVLVEYLSFAQYAVTFDGESVENGSEALLDKSKPWSRSIEDLHGGSVLSSPLSGNGITRAGRHSTLRCNTLPSRRTLKNSRLVCKKDDVHVCIMCLRAIMNYQYGFNMVMSHLNAVNEIALSLNNKNPRTKALVLELLAAVCLVRGGHEIILSAFDNFKEVCMEEQRFEKLMEYFKNEDNNIDFMVACMQFINIVVHSVEDMNFRVHLQYDFTKLSLDEFLEKVKHTESDKLQVQIQAYLDNVFDVGALLEDAETKNAALERVEELEENMSHLTEKLLDAENEAMAKIVELEKQLMQTNKDLEGMKEAYKDSSGKLHSLRQILKEKDEAIQRQSHLEKKIHELEKQGTIRIHKRGNGDFCIVTASGAEGSAAGGNGVGNPTHVGGDVAPPPENGSVPNGPTLSPPAPAPPPPPPPPPPPPPPAPPLPLCASSGLSPPPPPPPPPAAPPLPGCGTPTVIINSGLAAVKIKKPIKTKFRMPVFNWVALKPNQINGTVFNEIDDERILEDLNVDEFEEMFKTKAQGQAVELTMSKQVIQKGPNKVTLLDSNRAKNLAITLRKVGKAPEEISKAIQMFDLRTLPVDFVECLMRFQPTENEVKSLRQFEKERKPLESLTDEDRFMMQFSKIERLMQKMTIMAFIGNFVESIQMLTPQLHAVIAASVSIKSSQKLKKILEIILALGNYMNSSKRGAVYGFKLQSLDLLLDTKSTDRKITLLHYIANVVKEKYTQVSCFYNELHYVEKAAAVSLDNVLLDVKELQRGMELTKREYSIHGHNTMLKDFIAHNESKLKKLQDDAKIAQDAFDEAVKFYGESSKTTPPSVFFPVFVRFVKAYRQAEEDNEQRKRQQQLLMERLLEQEALRQEEQKSPSHKNKRQQQELIQELRKKQVKDSRHVYEGKDGAIEDIITALKRSNITKFPNVYSRLRKSSGSSKLVVDVSQT; this is translated from the exons AACTCGATGAATCTCCCGCCAGACAAAGCTCGCCTGTTGCGGCAGTATGACAACGAGAAGAAGTGGGAGCTCATCTGCGATCAG GAACGATTCCAAGTGAAAAACCCACCACACACGTACATCCAAAAGCTGAGGAGTTATCTTGACCCGGCAGTCACGAGGAAG AAATTCCGCCGAAGAGTTCAGGAGTCCACCCAAGTCCTGAGGGAACTGGAAATTTCATTGCGGACCAATCATATAGG GTGGGTGAGAGAGTTCCTCAACGAAGAAAACAAAGGCCTGGACGTGCTGGTGGAATATCTGTCTTTTGCTCAGTACGCTGTCAC GTTCGATGGCGAGTCTGTGGAAAACGGCTCAGAGGCCCTGCTGGACAAGTCCAAACCTTGGAGCCGCTCCATTGAAGATCTGCACGGAGGCAGCGTGCTGTCATCGCCCCTCAGCGGGAACGGCATCACCCGGGCGGGGCGCCACTCAACGTTACG ATGCAACACGTTGCCCAGCCGGAGGACGCTGAAGAACTCCAGGCTGGTCTGCAAGAAAGACGACGTCCACGTCTGCATCATGTGCCTGCGTGCTATCATGAACTACCAG tATGGCTTCAACATGGTCATGTCCCACTTAAATGCTGTGAATGAAATTGCACTAAGTCTCAACAATAAAAACCCAAG AACCAAAGCTTTGGTGTTGGAGCTCCTGGCGGCCGTTTGTCTCGTAAGGGGAGGCCACGAAATCATCCTGTCCGCGTTTGACAACTTCAAGGAG GTTTGTATGGAGGAGCAGCGGTTTGAAAAGCTAATGGAGTATTTCAAGAACGAAGACAACAACATCGATTTCATG GTGGCCTGCATGCAGTTCATCAACATTGTGGTGCACTCGGTGGAAGACATGAACTTCCGGGTTCATCTGCAGTACGACTTCACCAAGCTGTCTTTGGATGAATTCTTAGAG AAAGTCAAGCACACAGAGAGCGATAAGCTGCAGGTTCAAATCCAGGCCTACTTGGACAACGTGTTTGATGTGGGTGCTCTCCTGGAGGATGCAGAGACCAAAAACGCCGCCCTGGAGCGCGTGGAGGAACTGGAAGAGAACATGTCGCAT tTGACAGAGAAGCTGCTGGATGCAGAGAATGAAGCCATGGCCAAGATTGTGGAGCTGGAGAAGCAGCTCATGCAGACAAATAAGGATCTGGAAGGCATGAAG GAAGCCTACAAAGACAGCAGCGGGAAGCTGCATTCGCTGCGGCAGATCTTGAAAGAGAAAGACGAGGCCATCCAGCGGCAGAGTCACCTGGAGAAGAAGATCCACGAGCTGGAGAAGCAGGGCACCATCCGGATCCACAAACGAGGGAACGGCGACTTCTGCATCGTTACGGCCTCCGGCGCGGAAGGCAGCGCCGCGGGCGGAAACGGCGTCGGCAATCCGACCCATGTGGGAGGCGATGTGGCTCCTCCGCCAGAGAACGGCTCAG TTCCCAACGGCCCGACGTTGAGCCCTCCTGCGCCGGCTCCTCCGCCgccaccacctcctcctccgccgccaCCTCCGCCCGCTCCCCCACTTCCACTTTGTGCCTCGTCAGGCCTGTCACCTCCCCCGCCGCCCCCGCCACCTCCTGCCGCTCCTCCGCTGCCCGGCTGCGGGACCCCCACTGTTATTATCAACTCGGGTTTGGCCG CGGTTAAGATCAAGAAGCCCATCAAAACCAAGTTCCGCATGCCCGTCTTCAACTGGGTGGCCCTGAAACCCAACCAGATCAACGGGACCGTCTTCAACGAGATCGACGACGAGAGGATACTCGAG GACCTGAACGTGGATGAGTTTGAGGAGATGTTCAAGACCAAAGCCCAAGGCCAGGCGGTGGAGCTGACCATGAGCAAGCAGGTGATCCAGAAGGGACCCAACAAGGTGACGCTGTTGGACTCCAACAGAGCAAAGAACTTGGCCATCACGCTGAGGAAAGTGGGCAAGGCACCTGAGGAGATATCCAAGGCCATTCAGAT GTTCGACCTGCGCACTCTGCCTGTGGACTTTGTGGAGTGCCTGATGCGCTTCCAGCCCACGGAGAACGAGGTCAAGTCGTTGCGTCAGTTCGAGAAGGAGCGCAAGCCGCTGGAGAGCCTGACGGATGAGGACCGCTTCATGATGCAGTTCAGCAAGATCGAGCGGCTCATGCAGAAGATGACCATCATGGCCTTCATCGGCAACTTTGTCGAGAGCATCCAGATGCTCACGCCG CAACTTCATGCAGTCATTGCAGCATCGGTGTCCATCAAGTCATCGCAGAAGCTGAAGAAAATTCTAGAG ATTATTTTAGCGCTGGGAAACTACATGAACAGCAGCAAAAGAGGAGCAGTGTACGGGTTCAAGCTGCAAAGTTTGGACCTG CTGCTCGACACCAAATCGACGGACCGCAAGATCACGCTGTTGCACTACATCGCTAACGTGGTGAAGGAGAAATACACGCAGGTTTCCTGCTTCTACAACGAGCTGCACTATGTGGagaaagcagcagcag TGTCGCTGGACAACGTCCTCCTGGACGTGAAGGAGCTTCAGAGAGGCATGGAGCTGACCAAGAGGGAGTACAGCATCCACGGCCACAACACCATGCTCAAGGACTTCATCGCGCACAACGAGAGCAAGCTGAAGAAGCTGCAGGACGACGCCAAGATCGCGCAG GACGCCTTTGACGAAGCCGTCAAGTTCTACGGCGAGAGTTCCAAAACCACGCCTCCCTCCGTCTTCTTCCCCGTCTTTGTTCGCTTTGTCAAGGCCTACAGG CAAGCCGAAGAGGACAACGAGCAAAGGAAGAGGCAACAGCAGCTTCTGATGGAAAGACTTTTGGAACAAGAGGCCCTGAGGCAGGAAGAGCAGAAG TCTCCATCCCATAAGAacaaaaggcaacagcagGAGCTGATCCAGGAACTGCGGAAGAAGCAAGTCAAAGACAGCCGCCATGTCTACGAAGGCAAAGACGGCGCCATCGAGGACATCATCACGG CCCTAAAGAGGAGTAACATTACTAAATTTCCCAATGTCTACTCGAGGCTCAGGAAGTCGTCGGGTAGCTCCAAGCTAGTGGTGGATGTGTCCCAAACCTG A
- the fmnl2a gene encoding formin-like protein 2 isoform X3 encodes MGNAGSMDQHTDLRGHNMPLKLPMPEPGELEERFAIVLNSMNLPPDKARLLRQYDNEKKWELICDQERFQVKNPPHTYIQKLRSYLDPAVTRKKFRRRVQESTQVLRELEISLRTNHIGWVREFLNEENKGLDVLVEYLSFAQYAVTFDGESVENGSEALLDKSKPWSRSIEDLHGGSVLSSPLSGNGITRAGRHSTLRCNTLPSRRTLKNSRLVCKKDDVHVCIMCLRAIMNYQYGFNMVMSHLNAVNEIALSLNNKNPRTKALVLELLAAVCLVRGGHEIILSAFDNFKEVCMEEQRFEKLMEYFKNEDNNIDFMVACMQFINIVVHSVEDMNFRVHLQYDFTKLSLDEFLEKVKHTESDKLQVQIQAYLDNVFDVGALLEDAETKNAALERVEELEENMSHLTEKLLDAENEAMAKIVELEKQLMQTNKDLEGMKEAYKDSSGKLHSLRQILKEKDEAIQRQSHLEKKIHELEKQGTIRIHKRGNGDFCIVTASGAEGSAAGGNGVGNPTHVGGDVAPPPENGSVPNGPTLSPPAPAPPPPPPPPPPPPPPAPPLPLCASSGLSPPPPPPPPPAAPPLPGCGTPTVIINSGLAEGPIKLFSVKIKKPIKTKFRMPVFNWVALKPNQINGTVFNEIDDERILEDLNVDEFEEMFKTKAQGQAVELTMSKQVIQKGPNKVTLLDSNRAKNLAITLRKVGKAPEEISKAIQMFDLRTLPVDFVECLMRFQPTENEVKSLRQFEKERKPLESLTDEDRFMMQFSKIERLMQKMTIMAFIGNFVESIQMLTPQLHAVIAASVSIKSSQKLKKILEIILALGNYMNSSKRGAVYGFKLQSLDLLLDTKSTDRKITLLHYIANVVKEKYTQVSCFYNELHYVEKAAAVSLDNVLLDVKELQRGMELTKREYSIHGHNTMLKDFIAHNESKLKKLQDDAKIAQDAFDEAVKFYGESSKTTPPSVFFPVFVRFVKAYRQAEEDNEQRKRQQQLLMERLLEQEALRQEEQKSPSHKNKRQQQELIQELRKKQVKDSRHVYEGKDGAIEDIITVLKTVPFTARTAKRGSRFFCEPALNEEYHY; translated from the exons AACTCGATGAATCTCCCGCCAGACAAAGCTCGCCTGTTGCGGCAGTATGACAACGAGAAGAAGTGGGAGCTCATCTGCGATCAG GAACGATTCCAAGTGAAAAACCCACCACACACGTACATCCAAAAGCTGAGGAGTTATCTTGACCCGGCAGTCACGAGGAAG AAATTCCGCCGAAGAGTTCAGGAGTCCACCCAAGTCCTGAGGGAACTGGAAATTTCATTGCGGACCAATCATATAGG GTGGGTGAGAGAGTTCCTCAACGAAGAAAACAAAGGCCTGGACGTGCTGGTGGAATATCTGTCTTTTGCTCAGTACGCTGTCAC GTTCGATGGCGAGTCTGTGGAAAACGGCTCAGAGGCCCTGCTGGACAAGTCCAAACCTTGGAGCCGCTCCATTGAAGATCTGCACGGAGGCAGCGTGCTGTCATCGCCCCTCAGCGGGAACGGCATCACCCGGGCGGGGCGCCACTCAACGTTACG ATGCAACACGTTGCCCAGCCGGAGGACGCTGAAGAACTCCAGGCTGGTCTGCAAGAAAGACGACGTCCACGTCTGCATCATGTGCCTGCGTGCTATCATGAACTACCAG tATGGCTTCAACATGGTCATGTCCCACTTAAATGCTGTGAATGAAATTGCACTAAGTCTCAACAATAAAAACCCAAG AACCAAAGCTTTGGTGTTGGAGCTCCTGGCGGCCGTTTGTCTCGTAAGGGGAGGCCACGAAATCATCCTGTCCGCGTTTGACAACTTCAAGGAG GTTTGTATGGAGGAGCAGCGGTTTGAAAAGCTAATGGAGTATTTCAAGAACGAAGACAACAACATCGATTTCATG GTGGCCTGCATGCAGTTCATCAACATTGTGGTGCACTCGGTGGAAGACATGAACTTCCGGGTTCATCTGCAGTACGACTTCACCAAGCTGTCTTTGGATGAATTCTTAGAG AAAGTCAAGCACACAGAGAGCGATAAGCTGCAGGTTCAAATCCAGGCCTACTTGGACAACGTGTTTGATGTGGGTGCTCTCCTGGAGGATGCAGAGACCAAAAACGCCGCCCTGGAGCGCGTGGAGGAACTGGAAGAGAACATGTCGCAT tTGACAGAGAAGCTGCTGGATGCAGAGAATGAAGCCATGGCCAAGATTGTGGAGCTGGAGAAGCAGCTCATGCAGACAAATAAGGATCTGGAAGGCATGAAG GAAGCCTACAAAGACAGCAGCGGGAAGCTGCATTCGCTGCGGCAGATCTTGAAAGAGAAAGACGAGGCCATCCAGCGGCAGAGTCACCTGGAGAAGAAGATCCACGAGCTGGAGAAGCAGGGCACCATCCGGATCCACAAACGAGGGAACGGCGACTTCTGCATCGTTACGGCCTCCGGCGCGGAAGGCAGCGCCGCGGGCGGAAACGGCGTCGGCAATCCGACCCATGTGGGAGGCGATGTGGCTCCTCCGCCAGAGAACGGCTCAG TTCCCAACGGCCCGACGTTGAGCCCTCCTGCGCCGGCTCCTCCGCCgccaccacctcctcctccgccgccaCCTCCGCCCGCTCCCCCACTTCCACTTTGTGCCTCGTCAGGCCTGTCACCTCCCCCGCCGCCCCCGCCACCTCCTGCCGCTCCTCCGCTGCCCGGCTGCGGGACCCCCACTGTTATTATCAACTCGGGTTTGGCCG AAGGACCCATCAAACTTTTTT CGGTTAAGATCAAGAAGCCCATCAAAACCAAGTTCCGCATGCCCGTCTTCAACTGGGTGGCCCTGAAACCCAACCAGATCAACGGGACCGTCTTCAACGAGATCGACGACGAGAGGATACTCGAG GACCTGAACGTGGATGAGTTTGAGGAGATGTTCAAGACCAAAGCCCAAGGCCAGGCGGTGGAGCTGACCATGAGCAAGCAGGTGATCCAGAAGGGACCCAACAAGGTGACGCTGTTGGACTCCAACAGAGCAAAGAACTTGGCCATCACGCTGAGGAAAGTGGGCAAGGCACCTGAGGAGATATCCAAGGCCATTCAGAT GTTCGACCTGCGCACTCTGCCTGTGGACTTTGTGGAGTGCCTGATGCGCTTCCAGCCCACGGAGAACGAGGTCAAGTCGTTGCGTCAGTTCGAGAAGGAGCGCAAGCCGCTGGAGAGCCTGACGGATGAGGACCGCTTCATGATGCAGTTCAGCAAGATCGAGCGGCTCATGCAGAAGATGACCATCATGGCCTTCATCGGCAACTTTGTCGAGAGCATCCAGATGCTCACGCCG CAACTTCATGCAGTCATTGCAGCATCGGTGTCCATCAAGTCATCGCAGAAGCTGAAGAAAATTCTAGAG ATTATTTTAGCGCTGGGAAACTACATGAACAGCAGCAAAAGAGGAGCAGTGTACGGGTTCAAGCTGCAAAGTTTGGACCTG CTGCTCGACACCAAATCGACGGACCGCAAGATCACGCTGTTGCACTACATCGCTAACGTGGTGAAGGAGAAATACACGCAGGTTTCCTGCTTCTACAACGAGCTGCACTATGTGGagaaagcagcagcag TGTCGCTGGACAACGTCCTCCTGGACGTGAAGGAGCTTCAGAGAGGCATGGAGCTGACCAAGAGGGAGTACAGCATCCACGGCCACAACACCATGCTCAAGGACTTCATCGCGCACAACGAGAGCAAGCTGAAGAAGCTGCAGGACGACGCCAAGATCGCGCAG GACGCCTTTGACGAAGCCGTCAAGTTCTACGGCGAGAGTTCCAAAACCACGCCTCCCTCCGTCTTCTTCCCCGTCTTTGTTCGCTTTGTCAAGGCCTACAGG CAAGCCGAAGAGGACAACGAGCAAAGGAAGAGGCAACAGCAGCTTCTGATGGAAAGACTTTTGGAACAAGAGGCCCTGAGGCAGGAAGAGCAGAAG TCTCCATCCCATAAGAacaaaaggcaacagcagGAGCTGATCCAGGAACTGCGGAAGAAGCAAGTCAAAGACAGCCGCCATGTCTACGAAGGCAAAGACGGCGCCATCGAGGACATCATCACGG TGTTGAAGACGGTGCCCTTTACCGCCCGCACCGCCAAGCGCGGCTCTCGGTTCTTCTGCGAGCCCGCCCTCAATGAGGAGTACCATTACTGA
- the fmnl2a gene encoding formin-like protein 2 isoform X6, whose product MGNAGSMDQHTDLRGHNMPLKLPMPEPGELEERFAIVLNSMNLPPDKARLLRQYDNEKKWELICDQERFQVKNPPHTYIQKLRSYLDPAVTRKKFRRRVQESTQVLRELEISLRTNHIGWVREFLNEENKGLDVLVEYLSFAQYAVTFDGESVENGSEALLDKSKPWSRSIEDLHGGSVLSSPLSGNGITRAGRHSTLRCNTLPSRRTLKNSRLVCKKDDVHVCIMCLRAIMNYQYGFNMVMSHLNAVNEIALSLNNKNPRTKALVLELLAAVCLVRGGHEIILSAFDNFKEVCMEEQRFEKLMEYFKNEDNNIDFMVACMQFINIVVHSVEDMNFRVHLQYDFTKLSLDEFLEKVKHTESDKLQVQIQAYLDNVFDVGALLEDAETKNAALERVEELEENMSHLTEKLLDAENEAMAKIVELEKQLMQTNKDLEGMKEAYKDSSGKLHSLRQILKEKDEAIQRQSHLEKKIHELEKQGTIRIHKRGNGDFCIVTASGAEGSAAGGNGVGNPTHVGGDVAPPPENGSVPNGPTLSPPAPAPPPPPPPPPPPPPPAPPLPLCASSGLSPPPPPPPPPAAPPLPGCGTPTVIINSGLAAVKIKKPIKTKFRMPVFNWVALKPNQINGTVFNEIDDERILEDLNVDEFEEMFKTKAQGQAVELTMSKQVIQKGPNKVTLLDSNRAKNLAITLRKVGKAPEEISKAIQMFDLRTLPVDFVECLMRFQPTENEVKSLRQFEKERKPLESLTDEDRFMMQFSKIERLMQKMTIMAFIGNFVESIQMLTPQLHAVIAASVSIKSSQKLKKILEIILALGNYMNSSKRGAVYGFKLQSLDLLLDTKSTDRKITLLHYIANVVKEKYTQVSCFYNELHYVEKAAAVSLDNVLLDVKELQRGMELTKREYSIHGHNTMLKDFIAHNESKLKKLQDDAKIAQDAFDEAVKFYGESSKTTPPSVFFPVFVRFVKAYRQAEEDNEQRKRQQQLLMERLLEQEALRQEEQKSPSHKNKRQQQELIQELRKKQVKDSRHVYEGKDGAIEDIITVLKTVPFTARTAKRGSRFFCEPALNEEYHY is encoded by the exons AACTCGATGAATCTCCCGCCAGACAAAGCTCGCCTGTTGCGGCAGTATGACAACGAGAAGAAGTGGGAGCTCATCTGCGATCAG GAACGATTCCAAGTGAAAAACCCACCACACACGTACATCCAAAAGCTGAGGAGTTATCTTGACCCGGCAGTCACGAGGAAG AAATTCCGCCGAAGAGTTCAGGAGTCCACCCAAGTCCTGAGGGAACTGGAAATTTCATTGCGGACCAATCATATAGG GTGGGTGAGAGAGTTCCTCAACGAAGAAAACAAAGGCCTGGACGTGCTGGTGGAATATCTGTCTTTTGCTCAGTACGCTGTCAC GTTCGATGGCGAGTCTGTGGAAAACGGCTCAGAGGCCCTGCTGGACAAGTCCAAACCTTGGAGCCGCTCCATTGAAGATCTGCACGGAGGCAGCGTGCTGTCATCGCCCCTCAGCGGGAACGGCATCACCCGGGCGGGGCGCCACTCAACGTTACG ATGCAACACGTTGCCCAGCCGGAGGACGCTGAAGAACTCCAGGCTGGTCTGCAAGAAAGACGACGTCCACGTCTGCATCATGTGCCTGCGTGCTATCATGAACTACCAG tATGGCTTCAACATGGTCATGTCCCACTTAAATGCTGTGAATGAAATTGCACTAAGTCTCAACAATAAAAACCCAAG AACCAAAGCTTTGGTGTTGGAGCTCCTGGCGGCCGTTTGTCTCGTAAGGGGAGGCCACGAAATCATCCTGTCCGCGTTTGACAACTTCAAGGAG GTTTGTATGGAGGAGCAGCGGTTTGAAAAGCTAATGGAGTATTTCAAGAACGAAGACAACAACATCGATTTCATG GTGGCCTGCATGCAGTTCATCAACATTGTGGTGCACTCGGTGGAAGACATGAACTTCCGGGTTCATCTGCAGTACGACTTCACCAAGCTGTCTTTGGATGAATTCTTAGAG AAAGTCAAGCACACAGAGAGCGATAAGCTGCAGGTTCAAATCCAGGCCTACTTGGACAACGTGTTTGATGTGGGTGCTCTCCTGGAGGATGCAGAGACCAAAAACGCCGCCCTGGAGCGCGTGGAGGAACTGGAAGAGAACATGTCGCAT tTGACAGAGAAGCTGCTGGATGCAGAGAATGAAGCCATGGCCAAGATTGTGGAGCTGGAGAAGCAGCTCATGCAGACAAATAAGGATCTGGAAGGCATGAAG GAAGCCTACAAAGACAGCAGCGGGAAGCTGCATTCGCTGCGGCAGATCTTGAAAGAGAAAGACGAGGCCATCCAGCGGCAGAGTCACCTGGAGAAGAAGATCCACGAGCTGGAGAAGCAGGGCACCATCCGGATCCACAAACGAGGGAACGGCGACTTCTGCATCGTTACGGCCTCCGGCGCGGAAGGCAGCGCCGCGGGCGGAAACGGCGTCGGCAATCCGACCCATGTGGGAGGCGATGTGGCTCCTCCGCCAGAGAACGGCTCAG TTCCCAACGGCCCGACGTTGAGCCCTCCTGCGCCGGCTCCTCCGCCgccaccacctcctcctccgccgccaCCTCCGCCCGCTCCCCCACTTCCACTTTGTGCCTCGTCAGGCCTGTCACCTCCCCCGCCGCCCCCGCCACCTCCTGCCGCTCCTCCGCTGCCCGGCTGCGGGACCCCCACTGTTATTATCAACTCGGGTTTGGCCG CGGTTAAGATCAAGAAGCCCATCAAAACCAAGTTCCGCATGCCCGTCTTCAACTGGGTGGCCCTGAAACCCAACCAGATCAACGGGACCGTCTTCAACGAGATCGACGACGAGAGGATACTCGAG GACCTGAACGTGGATGAGTTTGAGGAGATGTTCAAGACCAAAGCCCAAGGCCAGGCGGTGGAGCTGACCATGAGCAAGCAGGTGATCCAGAAGGGACCCAACAAGGTGACGCTGTTGGACTCCAACAGAGCAAAGAACTTGGCCATCACGCTGAGGAAAGTGGGCAAGGCACCTGAGGAGATATCCAAGGCCATTCAGAT GTTCGACCTGCGCACTCTGCCTGTGGACTTTGTGGAGTGCCTGATGCGCTTCCAGCCCACGGAGAACGAGGTCAAGTCGTTGCGTCAGTTCGAGAAGGAGCGCAAGCCGCTGGAGAGCCTGACGGATGAGGACCGCTTCATGATGCAGTTCAGCAAGATCGAGCGGCTCATGCAGAAGATGACCATCATGGCCTTCATCGGCAACTTTGTCGAGAGCATCCAGATGCTCACGCCG CAACTTCATGCAGTCATTGCAGCATCGGTGTCCATCAAGTCATCGCAGAAGCTGAAGAAAATTCTAGAG ATTATTTTAGCGCTGGGAAACTACATGAACAGCAGCAAAAGAGGAGCAGTGTACGGGTTCAAGCTGCAAAGTTTGGACCTG CTGCTCGACACCAAATCGACGGACCGCAAGATCACGCTGTTGCACTACATCGCTAACGTGGTGAAGGAGAAATACACGCAGGTTTCCTGCTTCTACAACGAGCTGCACTATGTGGagaaagcagcagcag TGTCGCTGGACAACGTCCTCCTGGACGTGAAGGAGCTTCAGAGAGGCATGGAGCTGACCAAGAGGGAGTACAGCATCCACGGCCACAACACCATGCTCAAGGACTTCATCGCGCACAACGAGAGCAAGCTGAAGAAGCTGCAGGACGACGCCAAGATCGCGCAG GACGCCTTTGACGAAGCCGTCAAGTTCTACGGCGAGAGTTCCAAAACCACGCCTCCCTCCGTCTTCTTCCCCGTCTTTGTTCGCTTTGTCAAGGCCTACAGG CAAGCCGAAGAGGACAACGAGCAAAGGAAGAGGCAACAGCAGCTTCTGATGGAAAGACTTTTGGAACAAGAGGCCCTGAGGCAGGAAGAGCAGAAG TCTCCATCCCATAAGAacaaaaggcaacagcagGAGCTGATCCAGGAACTGCGGAAGAAGCAAGTCAAAGACAGCCGCCATGTCTACGAAGGCAAAGACGGCGCCATCGAGGACATCATCACGG TGTTGAAGACGGTGCCCTTTACCGCCCGCACCGCCAAGCGCGGCTCTCGGTTCTTCTGCGAGCCCGCCCTCAATGAGGAGTACCATTACTGA